GCATCACAGAAAATACTGAACGCATCACCGGTCTGGTAAAGAAAATGCTGGAACTGAGTGAAGCTAACAGTCAAGCCATCATTGCATGTGAAGATAATGTCACAGCTGTTCAGATAGCCATACAGGCCACTCAAGAAAGCGGAATAGAGATGGCTGGGCATCTAAACTTTAACTTACAGATAGATCCCGAATTGGAGAATTTTTCATTCCGTACCAATGTTAAACAAGCCACGAGGGCTCTCTCACTACTTCTTGATAATGCTCAGAAATTTACAAAAGAAGGCTCTGTACGACTCGTGGTAAGCAGAATACAGGACAAAGCCACTATACAATTCAGTGTAGAAGATACGGGAATCGGCATTCCTGAGAATGAGGCTGAGCATATCTTCGACGAATTTGTACAACTCGATGACTACTATGTCGGTACTGGAATCGGACTCACAATAGCTCGGAGCATAGTACGACGAATGGGAGGAGATATCAAATTAGACACAGATTATAAAGAAGGAGCACGCTTCTTAATGACAATTCCTACAACAAAACAATAAGAATCAATATGAATAGCTTTATCAACGTACAAGACCTCGGCCCGTTAGACAAGGCACTGGCCGAAGCATTTGAGATTAAGAACGACCGTTTCAAATATCAGCAGTTGGGCAAGAATAAAACGCTCATGATGATATTCTTCAACAACTCACTGCGTACGCGTCTTTCTACACAAAAAGCAGCAATGAACCTCGGAATGAATGTTATCGTCCTCGACGTGAATGCAGGTGCATGGAAACTAGAAACCGAACGAGGCGTAATTATGGATGGTGACAAAAGTGAACATTTGCTGGAAGCTATTCCTGTGATGGGATGTTATTGCGACCTTATCGGCGTACGCTCATTTGCTGGTCTCTCTGACCGCGAATACGACTACGCAGAGACTGTGTTACATCAATTCATAAAATACTCAGGACGCCCGGTTTTTGCTATGGAGACCGCAACAGTTCATCCATTACAAGCTTTTGCTGATCTGATAACAATCGAAGAGCATAAAACTGTAAAGAAGCCA
The sequence above is a segment of the Prevotella sp. E9-3 genome. Coding sequences within it:
- a CDS encoding acetylornithine carbamoyltransferase, whose translation is MNSFINVQDLGPLDKALAEAFEIKNDRFKYQQLGKNKTLMMIFFNNSLRTRLSTQKAAMNLGMNVIVLDVNAGAWKLETERGVIMDGDKSEHLLEAIPVMGCYCDLIGVRSFAGLSDREYDYAETVLHQFIKYSGRPVFAMETATVHPLQAFADLITIEEHKTVKKPKVVLTWAPHCRALPQAVPNSFAEWMNAAEDVDLVITHPKGYELDPKFVGNARIEYDQKKAFEGADFIYAKNWSNPGVTVPSDYGKITCEDRSWTVDTEHMSWTNNGKFMHCLPVRRNLIVTDDVIESENSLVIPEAANREISCSVVLKRMLEAL